From the genome of Bacillota bacterium, one region includes:
- a CDS encoding carbohydrate ABC transporter permease, producing MVYVLLAAVVVVYAFPLYWTAVTSLKSLPEMTAKPPTLWPKAPLLANYREIFVATYFTRYAWNSLIVAIGTSLLTVTLAVAAAFSLARFAFVGRRLLGHGILTVYLFPGILLVTPLYVVMMRLGLYDTLWSLILVDVLYSLPFAVWTLRAFIDGVPRELEECARIDGASWMQVLVRVYAPLLKPALATTAIYAFVIAWNEYLFASVLVTGQASQTLPVGLAGWTSSYTINWGQVSAASILSLVPTVLFFTTLGPLFVKGLTQGAVKG from the coding sequence GTGGTATACGTCCTCCTGGCGGCCGTGGTCGTCGTCTACGCGTTTCCGCTGTATTGGACGGCTGTCACGAGTCTCAAGAGCCTTCCAGAGATGACAGCGAAGCCGCCCACGCTGTGGCCTAAGGCCCCGCTGCTGGCCAACTACCGGGAGATCTTCGTGGCGACGTACTTCACGCGGTACGCCTGGAACAGCCTGATCGTAGCCATCGGAACGAGCCTGCTGACCGTGACGCTGGCCGTAGCGGCCGCATTCAGCCTCGCCCGGTTTGCTTTTGTGGGACGAAGACTCCTCGGTCACGGGATCCTTACCGTGTACCTGTTTCCGGGCATCCTGCTAGTGACGCCGTTGTACGTCGTGATGATGCGGTTGGGACTGTACGACACGTTGTGGAGCCTTATCCTGGTCGACGTACTGTACTCCTTACCCTTTGCTGTGTGGACGCTGCGCGCCTTCATCGATGGAGTGCCGCGGGAACTGGAGGAGTGCGCCCGTATCGACGGAGCCTCCTGGATGCAAGTCTTGGTACGGGTTTACGCGCCGCTGCTCAAACCGGCGCTCGCGACAACGGCGATCTATGCGTTCGTCATCGCATGGAACGAGTACCTGTTCGCCTCTGTGCTCGTAACGGGCCAGGCTTCGCAGACGCTGCCCGTGGGGCTGGCAGGCTGGACGTCATCATACACCATCAACTGGGGGCAGGTGTCGGCGGCCAGTATCCTGTCGCTGGTTCCAACGGTGTTGTTCTTCACCACGCTGGGGCCGCTCTTCGTCAAGGGCCTCACGCAGGGTGCCGTCAAGGGCTGA
- a CDS encoding sugar ABC transporter permease, translated as MGRILRLYGSSEKRRQQWLGLLLAAPAMAWVLGLVVYPAALTIWLSFHNQRMVEPDPPWIGLAHYRILLGSTEFWDSLLKTVLWTGLNLLFTVPAGVALAVLLNQDVPLIRPLRTWILLPWSFPIVVIALMWKWMLDPSLGIVNELLVRSGLTSGPVLFLSSRQVALVTVAAVNAWRWIPEFSVVVLAALATVPRELQEAASVDGASSWVTFWRITLPQIRPVILTVAFMFMMQVFNMFPPVWLMTAGGPGNATMILPVSVYVNAFQLFRLSRSAALSVLLLGVVVFFSALYLRLLRPRFAAE; from the coding sequence CGTGGGTGTTGGGCCTTGTAGTGTATCCGGCGGCACTGACGATATGGCTGTCGTTTCATAACCAGCGGATGGTCGAGCCCGATCCGCCCTGGATCGGCCTGGCTCACTACCGCATCCTGCTGGGCAGCACTGAGTTTTGGGACTCCCTGCTCAAAACGGTCCTTTGGACGGGGCTCAACCTGCTGTTTACGGTCCCGGCGGGAGTCGCCCTCGCGGTCCTGCTCAACCAGGACGTACCCCTCATACGCCCGTTGCGTACGTGGATCCTCCTTCCCTGGAGCTTTCCCATTGTCGTCATCGCTCTCATGTGGAAGTGGATGCTCGACCCGTCGCTGGGGATCGTCAACGAACTGCTGGTCCGCTCTGGCCTGACGTCCGGGCCGGTACTCTTCTTGTCGAGCCGTCAAGTTGCCCTCGTCACGGTAGCGGCGGTCAACGCCTGGCGCTGGATCCCCGAGTTTTCTGTCGTGGTACTGGCTGCCCTGGCGACCGTACCACGCGAACTGCAAGAGGCCGCATCGGTAGACGGTGCCAGCTCGTGGGTGACTTTCTGGCGCATCACTTTGCCACAGATCCGGCCGGTCATTCTGACCGTGGCGTTCATGTTCATGATGCAGGTTTTCAATATGTTTCCCCCTGTATGGCTGATGACGGCCGGCGGACCGGGCAATGCCACGATGATCCTTCCGGTGAGCGTCTACGTCAACGCCTTTCAGCTCTTCCGCCTCAGCCGGTCGGCGGCGCTGTCGGTGCTGCTGCTTGGGGTTGTGGTGTTCTTCTCAGCCCTTTACTTGAGGCTGCTCCGACCCCGATTTGCCGCAGAGTAG